One genomic window of Ctenopharyngodon idella isolate HZGC_01 chromosome 18, HZGC01, whole genome shotgun sequence includes the following:
- the znf423 gene encoding zinc finger protein 423 isoform X9, with the protein MLGDGCCDMGMGTGEEEGGSGLPYPCQFCDKSFSRLSYLKRHEQIHSDKLPFKCTFCSRLFKHKRSRDRHVKLHTGDKKYSCQECEAAFSRSDHLKIHLKTHSSSKPFKCSICKRGFSSTSSLQSHMQAHRKNKEHLAKKDQGKRDGSSSDVADQDQDLYMCDYCEETFSQTDELEKHVLTQHPQLSDRAELQCIHCPEIFSDEGTLLTHIDRTHANKKHKCPMCAEQFPSVEDVYCHLDSHRQPDSSNHSASPDPVLGSVASMSSATPDSSASLERGSTPDSTLKPGQSRRKLAPSSDHDDGSWSGKVTYSCPYCSKRDFNSLAVLEIHLKTIHADKPQQSHTCQLCLETLPTLYNLNEHVRKAHRSSGSSASNFPLLQFSNVSAFHCNYCPDMFADINSLQEHIRVSHCLSGGVVAGSTTLEGNHAFFCNQCSMGFLTESSLTEHIQQTHCSSGGGVTKMESPVLQPSQSFMEVYSCPYCTNSPIFGSLLKLTKHIKENHKNIPLANNKRKVKVADLSPASSDVEISSPKRHRVTGDSTPAVANGDYPCNQCDLRFTSFEGFQAHLKSHLELLLRRQSCPQCNKEDFDSQEALLQHLTIHYTTTSTQYVCESCDKQFSSVDDLQKHLLDMHTFVLYHCTLCQEVFDSKVSIQVHLAVKHSNEKKMYRCTACAWDFRKESDLQLHVKHSHLGHPTSTGATGKARKCIFCGETFGTEVELQCHITTHSKKYNCRLCGKAFHAIVLLERHLREKHCIFDGGNGNGNGGSQNGTPNGVTQSSKRSTAGSTAAAEQADLQNMLLKGGSQETANSHEASGGEEELDASEPMYACDICGAAYTMESLLQNHRLRDHNIRPGEDDAGSRKKKADFIKGNHKCNVCSRTFFSENGLREHAQTHRGPAKHYMCPICGERFPSLLTLTEHKVTHSKSLDTGTCRICKMPLQSEEEFIEHCQMHPDLRNSLTGFRCVVCMQTVTSTLELKIHGTFHMQKLSSSGVSGGGGGSASSSPNGQLQAHKLYKCALCLKDFKNKQELVKIDVNGLPYGLCAGCMSRGTNGQSPTVVVTPQEGEKGTNGLRCPECAVKFETLEDLESHVQVDHPEMSPETSGAKKVTDASPVPKKKTYQCIKCQMTFETEREIQIHVANHMIGEPAQLQEEGINHECKLCNQMFDSPAKLLCHLIEHSFEGMGGTFKCPVCFTVFVQANKLQQHIFAVHGQEDKIYDCSQCPQKFFFQTELQNHTLSQHAQ; encoded by the exons ATGCTAGGGGATGGCTGCTGCGATATGGGCATGGGCACAGGGGAGGAAGAAGGGGGCTCTGGCCTGCCTTATCCCTGCCAGTTCTGCGACAAGTCCTTCAGTCGCCTCAGCTACCTGAAGCGCCACGAGCAGATCCACAGTGACAAGCTGCCCTTCAAATGCACCTTCTGCAGTCGTTTGTTCAAACACAAGCGCAGTCGTGATCGTCACGTCAAGCTGCACACCGGTGACAAGAAGTACAGTTGCCAGGAGTGCGAGGCAGCATTTTCTCGCAGCGATCATCTCAAGATCCACCTCAAGACGCACAGTTCCAGCAAACCATTCAAGTGCAGCATTTGTAAGCGTGGCTTCTCTTCCACCTCCTCTCTACAAAGTCACATGCAAGCCCATCGGAAGAACAAGGAACACCTGGCAAAGAAAGACCAGGGTAAGCGTGATGGATCTAGCAGTGACGTAGCTGACCAGGACCAGGACCTATATATGTGTGATTACTGCGAGGAGACGTTCAGTCAGACAGATGAACTTGAGAAACACGTGCTGACACAGCATCCCCAGCTCTCAGACCGTGCAGAGCTGCAATGCATCCACTGCCCTGAAATCTTCAGCGATGAAGGCACTCTACTCACCCATATTGATAGAACGCATGCCAACAAGAAACACAAGTGTCCCATGTGCGCTGAGCAGTTCCCATCTGTAGAGGATGTCTATTGCCATCTTGACAGCCACCGGCAGCCAGACTCCAGCAACCACAGTGCCAGTCCTGATCCGGTCTTGGGAAGTGTGGCATCAATGAGCAGTGCTACGCCTGATTCCAGTGCCTCCCTGGAGAGAGGATCAACCCCAGATTCTACTCTCAAACCTGGACAGAGCAGACGCAAGCTTGCACCTTCTTCTGACCATGACGATGGAAGCTGGTCAGGCAAAGTGACCTACAGTTGTCCATATTGCTCCAAGAGAGATTTCAACAGCCTGGCTGTCCTGGAGATTCATCTGAAGACTATCCATGCAGACAAACCTCAGCAGAGCCACACTTGCCAGTTGTGTCTGGAAACCCTGCCTACACTCTATAACCTTAATGAGCATGTGCGCAAAGCACATAGATCCAGTGGGAGCTCTGCCTCAAACTTTCCCCTTCTGCAGTTCAGTAATGTTTCAGCCTTTCATTGCAACTACTGTCCTGACATGTTTGCAGACATCAACAGCCTGCAAGAGCACATCCGTGTTTCTCACTGCTTATCCGGTGGTGTTGTTGCTGGATCCACCACTTTGGAGGGCAATCATGCTTTCTTCTGCAACCAGTGCTCCATGGGCTTCCTTACAGAGTCCTCACTCACAGAGCACATTCAACAGACCCATTGCAGCAGTGGGGGTGGTGTGACCAAGATGGAGTCTCCAGTCTTGCAGCCCTCGCAGTCCTTCATGGAAGTGTATTCTTGCCCTTACTGCACCAACTCTCCCATCTTTGGTTCCCTCCTCAAACTCACTAAACACATTAAGGAGAATCACAAGAACATCCCACTTGCCAACAACAAGCGCAAAGTCAAAGTGGCAGACTTGAGCCCAGCCTCATCTGATGTGGAGATATCCTCCCCTAAACGCCATAGGGTAACTGGTGACAGCACTCCAGCAGTTGCTAATGGAGACTATCCCTGCAATCAGTGTGACCTTCGATTTACCAGCTTTGAGGGCTTCCAAGCCCATCTCAAGTCCCACCTGGAACTGCTGCTGAGGAGGCAGTCTTGCCCACAATGCAACAAAGAGGACTTTGATTCTCAAGAGGCACTGCTTCAGCACTTGACCATTCACTACACCACCACTTCCACCCAGTATGTCTGTGAGAGCTGCGACAAACAGTTCTCTTCTGTAGATGATCTGCAAAAGCACTTGCTAGACATGCATACCTTTGTGCTGTACCACTGCACACTGTGTCAGGAAGTCTTTGATTCAAAGGTCTCTATACAAGTCCACCTGGCCGTCAAGCACAgcaatgaaaagaaaatgtatcgTTGTACGGCCTGTGCTTGGGACTTCCGCAAAGAAAGTGACCTGCAATTACACGTGAAGCACAGTCATTTGGGTCATCCTACCAGTACAGGGGCAACTGGGAAAGCACGCAAATGCATATTCTGTGGGGAGACATTTGGCACAGAAGTAGAGCTCCAGTGTCACATCACTACCCACAGTAAAAAGTATAACTGCCGGCTCTGTGGGAAGGCTTTCCATgccattgtcttgttggaaagACATCTCAGAGAGAAGCACTGCATTTTTGATGGAGGAAATGGCAATGGAAATGGAGGCAGCCAAAATGGGACGCCTAACGGGGTAACTCAAAGCTCTAAGCGTTCCACAGCAGGATCGACTGCAGCTGCTGAGCAAGCAGATTTGCAGAACATGCTGTTAAAAGGAGGAAGTCAGGAAACGGCAAACAGCCATGAAGCCAGCGGTGGTGAAGAGGAGCTGGACGCCTCAGAGCCAATGTATGCCTGTGACATCTGTGGTGCAGCATATACCATGGAGTCTCTTCTCCAAAATCACCGCCTTCGAGACCACAATATCAGGCCTGGTGAGGACGATGCAGGCTCAAGAAAAAAGAAGGCTGACTTCATCAAGGGTAACCACAAGTGCAATGTTTGCTCGCGGACATTCTTTTCTGAGAACGGCTTGAGGGAACATGCCCAGACGCACCGTGGCCCGGCGAAGCACTACATGTGTCCCATCTGTGGTGAACGCTTCCCTTCACTCCTTACTCTCACTGAGCACAAGGTCACCCACAGCAAGAGCCTGGACACAGGCACCTGCCGTATCTGCAAGATGCCCCTGCAGAGCGAGGAAGAGTTTATCGAGCACTGCCAGATGCACCCTGATCTGAGGAACTCCCTCACAGGCTTCCGCTGTGTTGTTTGCATGCAAACTGTCACCTCGACACTCGAACTGAAGATCCATGGCACTTTTCACATGCAGAAGCTCTCGTCCTCTGGGGTCAGTGGCGGAGGAGGAGGATCAGCCTCATCATCTCCAAATGGCCAGCTGCAGGCTCACAAACTCTATAAATGTGCCCTTTGTCTCAAAGACTTCAAGAATAAGCAAGAGCTGGTCAAGATAGATGTCAACGGCCTGCCTTATGGTCTTTGTGCTGGCTGCATGAGTCGGGGCACAAATGGCCAGTCCCCAACTGTTGTTGTCACCCCCCAAGAAGGGGAGAAGGGCACCAATGGACTGCGCTGCCCAGAGTGTGCTGTTAAATTTGAGACCCTGGAAGACCTGGAAAGCCATGTTCAGGTGGACCATCCTGAGATGAGCCCTGAGACCAGTGGAGCTAAGAAAGTTACGGATGCTTCACCTGTCCCTAAA AAGAAGACGTATCAGTGCATCAAATGCCAAATGACCTTTGAGACAGAACGAGAGATCCAGATCCATGTTGCCAATCATATGATCG